The Candidatus Glassbacteria bacterium region GGGGAGGTTCTCGGCGGTGAACTCTCCGCTCTCCAGGTTGGCCAGCACCTCGCGGGCGCGGGTGATCACCTCGCGGGGAATCCCGGCCAGACGGGCCACCTGGATCCCGTAGCTGCGGTCACTGCTGCCCCGCTCGATTTTGTGCAGGAAAATGATCCGCTCGCCGTGCTCCTTGACCAGCACGTTGTAGTTACGCACGCGCGGCAGCAGCATTTCCAGTTCGGTGAGTTCGTGGTAATGGGTGGCGAACACGGTCTTGGCCCGGCAGCGCTCGTGCTCGTGAAGGAACTCGGTGACCGCCCAGGCGATCGAGAGCCCGTCGAACGTGCTGGTGCCCCGCCCGATCTCATCGAGCAGAACCAGGCTGCGCGGCGTTGCGTTGTTGAGGATATTGGCGGTCTCGTTCATCTCCACCATGAACGTGCTCTGGCCTCTAGCCAGGTTGTCGCTGGCGCCCACGCGGGTGAATATCCGGTCGGTCAGGCAGATTTCCGCTTCGGCAGCCGGAACGAAACCGCCCATGTGGGCCATCAGGACAATCAGTCCCACCTGGCGAAGGACCGTGCTCTTGCCGGCCATATTGGGGCCGGTGAGCACTACGATCTGCTCGTCCTCGTTGTCCAGTACGATATCGTTGGGCACGAAACTTTTCTCCAGCACCATCCGCTCCACCACCGGGTGACGGCCGTCGCGGATACCGATCCGGTGGCCGTCGGTCATCACCGGGCGCACATAGTTGTGCTCCACCGCTGTCTCGGCCAGGTCGGCCAGAGCGTCCAGCTCTCCCAGTGCCGCGGCCGCCTCGATCAGCGGCGCGCCGAAACCGGCCAGGTGCTCGCGGAGGGCGCAGAACAGCTCGTACTCCAGCGACTCGATTTTTTCCTCGGCCCCCAGCACCTTGTCTTCGTACTCTTTCAGCTCTCCGGTGATATAGCGCTCGCCGGTGCTGATAGTCTGCTTGCGGGTGTAGTCCTCGGGCACCAGGTGAAGGTTGCTTTTGGTGACCTCGATAAAATAACCGAACACTTTGTTGAACTTGACTTTCAGGTTGCCGATCCCGCTGCGTCCGCGCTCCGAGGTCTCGTAGCGTGCGATCCAGTCCTTGCCCTGGGCGACCAGGCCGCGAAGCTCATCGAGTTCGGCGTTGTACCCCCCGGCGATCACCCCGCCCACGGAGAGCTGGGCCGGCGGCTCGTCCGCCAGGGCCTCGCCGATCAACTTCACCAGGTCCGGGAACTCGGCGATACCCTCGCCCAGTCGCACCAGCACCTCGCTGTCCGAGCCGGCCAGCAGTGCCTTGATCGTGGGAATCGCGGCCAGGGAGCGGCCCAGCGCGGCCACGTCACGGGGGTTGGCCCGCTGGCTGGAAGTGCGCGAGGTCAGCCGCTGGATATCAGAGACATCTTCGAGCTGCTCGCGCACGGCCCGGCGAAGTTTGCCGTCCTCGGTCAGAGCCTGGACAATGTCGTGCCGCCCGGCGATCCGCTCCAGGTCCAGCAGGGGTTCCAGGAGCCACCGCCTCATGGTGCGCGCGCCCATGGCGGTGCGGGTGGAGTCCAGTACCTCTAGCAGGGTGCCCGTGCTGCCGCCGCTGAAATTATAGATCAGTTCCAGGTTGTCGGCGGTGGTCCGGTCGATCACCATCACGCTCTCGGCAACATAAGGTGTGAGCTTGCGCATGTGGGCAACTCCGGCCGGCTGCATGCGGGCCACGTAGTCCAAGATCGCACCGGCGGGAGTGAGCGACTGGTGCCTGTCGTCGATCCCGAAGCCGTTGAAACTGGCGACCTCGAAATGTTTAAGCAGGCTCTTGCGGCAGCTGACGCGGTCGAACCGCCAGTCGTCGAGGAAAGTGAGGTGGTAAGTTTTATCGGGCGACGGCCCCAGGGCGTCGTAGAGCGGAAGGTCGCCGGGCCGGCGGGGTTTCTCGGCCAGCCCGCCCGCTCCGGCCAGCAGGATTTCACGGGGGCTGATCCTGCACAGTTCGTCTTCCAGGTAATCCAGGCTGGTGCCGCCGAGATAAAACTCGCCGGTGGAGAGATCGAGCCAGGAAAGCGCCACTTGTTCCTTACCAGCCGGGTGGATCGCGGCGAGATAGTTATTCTGGCGCGATTCGAGCAGGTTCTCGCTGAGCACTGTTCCGGGGGTAAGCACCTCGGTGACCGCACGCTTGACAATCGTTTTCGCCTTCTTGGGGTCTTCCACCTGCTCGCAGACAGCCACCTTGTAACCGGCGCGGACCAGCTTGGCGATATAGCCGTCCACCGCCTTGACCGGCACTCCGGCCAGCGGGACCCGTCCTGCGGCTCCGTTGTTGCGGCTGGTAAGGGTCAGGCCCAGCACCTGCGCGCCGATCCTGGCGTCCTCGCAGAACATCTCGTAGAAATCCCCCATGCGGAACAGGAGGATTTCATCCTCGTGTTCGGCCTTGATCCGGTGATACTGTTCCATCAGGGGCGTTTCGCCGGACATCGTCTTCCTCAGTTCCCGGGTTTTATTACGTGGTAATCCAGCCTGTTTTTCTTCAGCAGAGCGGTGATCCGTTTCATTTCGCTTTCGGAAGGGATCCCCTCGATCCTGACCCGGTAGAGCTTATCGCCGGCGGGCGGCTCGATTACCGGGC contains the following coding sequences:
- the mutS gene encoding DNA mismatch repair protein MutS, with protein sequence MSGETPLMEQYHRIKAEHEDEILLFRMGDFYEMFCEDARIGAQVLGLTLTSRNNGAAGRVPLAGVPVKAVDGYIAKLVRAGYKVAVCEQVEDPKKAKTIVKRAVTEVLTPGTVLSENLLESRQNNYLAAIHPAGKEQVALSWLDLSTGEFYLGGTSLDYLEDELCRISPREILLAGAGGLAEKPRRPGDLPLYDALGPSPDKTYHLTFLDDWRFDRVSCRKSLLKHFEVASFNGFGIDDRHQSLTPAGAILDYVARMQPAGVAHMRKLTPYVAESVMVIDRTTADNLELIYNFSGGSTGTLLEVLDSTRTAMGARTMRRWLLEPLLDLERIAGRHDIVQALTEDGKLRRAVREQLEDVSDIQRLTSRTSSQRANPRDVAALGRSLAAIPTIKALLAGSDSEVLVRLGEGIAEFPDLVKLIGEALADEPPAQLSVGGVIAGGYNAELDELRGLVAQGKDWIARYETSERGRSGIGNLKVKFNKVFGYFIEVTKSNLHLVPEDYTRKQTISTGERYITGELKEYEDKVLGAEEKIESLEYELFCALREHLAGFGAPLIEAAAALGELDALADLAETAVEHNYVRPVMTDGHRIGIRDGRHPVVERMVLEKSFVPNDIVLDNEDEQIVVLTGPNMAGKSTVLRQVGLIVLMAHMGGFVPAAEAEICLTDRIFTRVGASDNLARGQSTFMVEMNETANILNNATPRSLVLLDEIGRGTSTFDGLSIAWAVTEFLHEHERCRAKTVFATHYHELTELEMLLPRVRNYNVLVKEHGERIIFLHKIERGSSDRSYGIQVARLAGIPREVITRAREVLANLESGEFTAENLP